In one window of Arachis ipaensis cultivar K30076 chromosome B06, Araip1.1, whole genome shotgun sequence DNA:
- the LOC107646988 gene encoding protein SHI RELATED SEQUENCE 1-like, with protein MKTFPPSDTFYWYKIEDVSSYRGGLELWNHHHYHFQPEHDLIPQARPLFHQDLYSSADALGVGLTTVSNDQSPAFLVMASAVGSGVASGAGSGAGAISCQDCGNQSTWVPASKCRERQQQLASIQQQQLLAADVPKRHRDHAWWLVAAEEEDEG; from the exons ATGAAGACGTTTCCTCCCTCCGACACCTTTTACTGGTACAAGATTGAAGACGTTTCCTCGTACCGAGGTGGCTTGGAGCTGTGGAACCATCATCATTATCATTTCCAACCGGAACACGACCTCATACCTCAAGCAAGGCCTCTCTTCCACCAAGATCTTTATAGCTCCGCGGATGCTCTAGGAGTGGGTCTAACCACCGTGTCTAACGATCAGTCACCCGCCTTCCTGGTGATGGCATCGGCCGTGGGGAGTGGAGTAGCAAGTGGAGCAGGAAGTGGAGCAGGTGCGATTAGCTGCCAGGACTGCGGGAACCAG AGCACTTGGGTTCCCGCTTCCAAGTGCCGCGAGAGGCAACAGCAACTCGCCTCTATCCAACAACAACAGCTTCTTGCTGCTGATGTTCCCAAGCGCCATAGAGATCATGCCTGGTGGCTGGTAGCAGCAGAGGAGGAAGACGAAGGATga
- the LOC107648823 gene encoding LOW QUALITY PROTEIN: ABC transporter G family member 39-like (The sequence of the model RefSeq protein was modified relative to this genomic sequence to represent the inferred CDS: inserted 1 base in 1 codon) — MASALMTGDDLAMSTSSRRSWTSASFRDVWTAAAEPDVFGRSNRHMQEDDEQHLTWAAIXILKVVEEDNEKFLRTLRDRVDRVGIEIPKIEVRYENLSAEGDLYVGSRALPTLLNATLHTFESILGLFHLAPSKKKEIQILKDVSGIIKPSRMTLLLGPPGAGKTTLLLALAGKLDRDLRSSGKITYCGHELNEFIAGKTCAYISQHDIHYGEMTVRETLDFSGRCLGVGTRYEMLVELSRREKDAGIKPNPEIDAFMKATAMSGQKTSLVTDYVLKILGMDICADIMVGDEMRRGISGGQKKRLTTGEMLVGPAKVLFMDEISTGLDSSTTFQICKFLRQMVHIMDVTMVISLLQPAPETFDLFDDIILLSEGQIVYQGPRQNVLEFFEQMGFKCPERKGVADFLQEVTSKKDQQQYWSQKDEPYRYVSTSEFAEAFSSFKIGEQLVTELGIPYDKRGVHQAALVKNKYGISNWELFKACFSREWLLMKRSAFVYVFKTTQITIMSIITFTVFLRTQMPVGTVQDGQKFFGALFFTLINVMFNGMAELAMTVFRLPVFYKQRDFLFFPAWSFGLPIWVLRIPLSLMESGIWIVLTYYTVGFAPGADRFFRQFLALFGIHQMALSLFRFIAAVGRTPVVANTLGTLTLQVIFVLGGFIVAKDDIAPWMIWGYYISPMMYGQNAIVMNEFLDKRWSQPNTDPRIDAPTVGKLLLRSRGFYTEDYWFWICIGALFGFSLLFNLLFVVALTYLNPLSDSKAVIADEGEGNKISSSKQLIFEGAEMEMKNSSEIFGPSNQEERRGMVLPFEPLSLAFNHVSYYVDMPAEMKNQGFSSDRLQLLQDVSGAFKPGILTALVGVSGAGKTTLMDVLAGRKTGGYIKGNISISGYPKNQATFARISGYCEQNDIHSPHVTVYESLLFSAWLRLPSDVKTETRKMFVEEVMQLVELIPIKDALVGLPGVDGLSTEQRKRLTIAVELVANPSIIFMDEPTSGLDARAAAIVMRTVRNTVDTGRTVVCTIHQPSIDIFEAFDELLLMKRGGQVIYAGPLGRHSHKLREYFEAIPGVPKIKDGYNPATWMLDISSISMEAQLDVDFAAIYANSDLYQMNQELIKELSTPTPGSKDLSFPAKYSQSFLVQCKACFWKQHWSYWRHPQYNAVRFFMTILIGLIFGLIFWNKAKNTHKQQDLMNLLGAMYSAVLFLGATNASAVQPVVAIERTVFYRERAAGMYSALPYAFGQVAIEAIYNAIQTAIYTIILYSMIGFEWKVGNFFWFYYYILMCFIYFTLYGMMTVALTPGHQVAAICMSFFLSFWNLFSGFLIPRTQIPVWWRWYYWASPVAWTLYGLITSQLGDKDAELEIPGSGTMPLKQLLKDVLGFDYDFLPVVAVVHVGWVLLFLFVFAYGIKFLNFQKR; from the exons ATGGCATCAGCATTGATGACGGGGGATGATTTAGCCATGTCAACCAGCAGTCGCCGGAGCTGGACCTCTGCCAGCTTCAGGGACGTTTGGACTGCGGCGGCTGAGCCGGACGTGTTTGGCCGTAGCAACCGCCACATGCAGGAGGACGACGAGCAGCACCTCACTTGGGCTGCCA GCATATTAAAGGTTGTTGAAGAAGACAATGAGAAGTTCTTGCGCACGCTTAGAGACAGAGTCGATAG GGTGGGGATTGAAATTCCTAAAATTGAAGTCCGGTATGAGAATTTATCTGCGGAGGGAGATTTGTATGTTGGGAGTAGAGCGCTTCCTACTTTGCTTAATGCCACTCTCCACACTTTTGAG AGCATCTTAGGATTGTTTCACCTTGCACCCTCCAAGAAGAAAGAAATTCAGATTCTTAAAGATGTTAGTGGAATAATAAAGCCATCAAG AATGACTCTCCTGCTGGGTCCTCCGGGTGCTGGGAAAACTACATTGCTTCTAGCACTTGCAGGGAAACTTGACCGTGACTTAAGG TCCTCGGGGAAAATCACTTATTGTGGTCATGAGCTAAATGAATTCATTGCTGGAAAAACTTGTGCCTATATTAGTCAACATGATATTCACTATGGAGAAATGACAGTGAGAGAGACACTAGATTTCTCAGGACGCTGTTTAGGTGTTGGAACGAGGTACGAGATGCTGGTGGAACTGTCAAGAAGGGAGAAAGATGCAGGAATAAAGCCAAACCCTGAAATTGATGCATTCATGAAGGCCACAGCTATGTCAGGCCAAAAAACCAGTTTGGTAACTGATTATGTTCTCAAG ATACTTGGAATGGATATTTGTGCTGACATTATGGTTGGTGATGAAATGAGAAGGGGTATCTCTGGTGGACAGAAAAAGCGCTTAACTACAG GGGAGATGTTGGTTGGACCGGCGAAGGTGCTCTTCATGGATGAAATATCAACAGGGTTGGACAGTTCCACCACATTTCAGATATGCAAGTTCTTGAGACAGATGGTTCATATCATGGATGTGACCATGGTGATTTCTCTTCTGCAGCCAGCACCAGAGACATTTGATCTCTTTGATGACATTATCCTACTTTCAGAAGGCCAAATTGTATACCAAGGTCCGCGCCAGAACGTGCTAGAGTTCTTTGAACAAATGGGATTCAAGTGTCCAGAGAGAAAAGGAGTTGCTGATTTTCTACAAGAAGTAACATCCAAGAAAGACCAGCAACAATATTGGTCTCAAAAAGATGAACCTTATAGATACGTTTCCACTTCTGAATTCGCAGAGGCCTTCAGTTCATTTAAAATAGGTGAACAACTTGTGACTGAGCTTGGGATTCCCTATGATAAGCGTGGAGTCCACCAAGCTGCTTTGGTAAAAAACAAGTATGGCATATCAAACTGGGAACTATTTAAGGCATGCTTCTCAAGAGAATGGTTGCTCATGAAGCGTAGTGCTTTTGTTTATGTATTCAAGACAACACAGATAACAATTATGTCTATCATCACCTTTACTGTGTTCCTTAGAACCCAAATGCCAGTGGGGACTGTCCAAGATGGACAAAAATTCTTTGGAGCACTATTTTTCACTCTAATAAATGTGATGTTTAATGGAATGGCAGAACTAGCCATGACTGTATTCAGGCTTCCAGTGTTCTACAAACAAAGGGATTTTTTGTTCTTCCCTGCATGGTCCTTTGGGTTACCTATATGGGTTCTAAGGATCCCTCTCTCCCTTATGGAATCAGGGATATGGATTGTTCTTACATACTATACGGTTGGGTTTGCTCCTGGTGCTGATAG ATTTTTTCGACAATTCTTGGCATTGTTTGGAATCCATCAGATGGCTCTGTCTCTATTTCGATTCATTGCTGCAGTTGGTAGAACACCAGTTGTTGCTAATACACTGGGTACCTTGACCTTGCAAGTCATATTTGTGCTTGGAGGTTTTATTGTTGCCAAAG ACGACATTGCACCATGGATGATATGGGGTTATTATATATCTCCTATGATGTATGGCCAGAATGCCATAGTGATGAATGAATTCTTAGATAAAAGATGGAGTCAA CCAAATACAGATCCTAGAATTGATGCACCAACAGTTGGAAAATTACTTCTCAGATCTAGAGGTTTCTATACAGAAGATTATTGGTTTTGGATCTGCATTGGAGCCTTGTTTGGGTTTTCTCTTCTTTTCAATCTTCTATTCGTTGTTGCATTGACTTACTTGAATC CTTTGAGTGATTCGAAAGCAGTCATCGCAGATGAAGGTGAAGGGAACAAAATATCATCCTCCAAACAGCTTATCTTTGAAG GTGCAGAGATGGAAATGAAAAATTCTTCAGAAATTTTCGGTCCTTCGaaccaagaagaaagaagaggaatgGTTTTACCATTTGAGCCTCTATCACTTGCATTCAATCATGTTAGCTACTATGTAGATATGCCTGCT GAAATGAAGAATCAAGGTTTCAGTTCAGATAGACTACAACTACTACAAGATGTCAGTGGTGCTTTCAAACCAGGAATATTGACAGCACTTGTAGGTGTTAGTGGCGCGGGGAAGACAACGCTCATGGATGTATTAGCCGGAAGAAAAACAGGTGGTTACATCAAAGGAAATATTAGCATCTCAGGTTATCCAAAGAACCAAGCAACATTTGCTCGGATTAGCGGTTATTGTGAGCAGAATGACATTCATTCTCCACATGTTACTGTCTATGAATCACTATTATTCTCAGCATGGCTTCGTCTTCCTTCAGATGTTAAAACAGAAACACGAAAG ATGTTTGTTGAAGAAGTTATGCAGTTGGTCGAGCTTATACCAATCAAAGATGCATTGGTAGGCCTTCCAGGTGTAGATGGCCTATCAACAGAACAAAGGAAGAGGCTTACTATAGCCGTAGAGCTTGTAGCCAACCCTTCAATCATCTTCATGGATGAACCAACATCTGGACTTGATGCTAGAGCTGCAGCGATTGTTATGCGAACCGTGAGAAATACAGTGGACACCGGAAGAACTGTCGTGTGTACAATTCACCAACCTAGCATAGACATTTTTGAGGCCTTTGACGAG CTATTGTTGATGAAAAGAGGAGGACAAGTTATCTATGCTGGCCCACTTGGTCGCCACTCACATAAACTCAGAGAATATTTCGAA GCTATCCCTGGAGTTCCTAAAATCAAGGATGGTTATAATCCTGCAACATGGATGCTTGATATAAGCTCCATTTCAATGGAGGCTCAATTGGATGTAGATTTTGCAGCCATCTATGCCAACTCTGACCTTTACCA GATGAATCAAGAACTCATCAAGGAGCTCAGTACTCCAACCCCAGGTTCCAAAGACTTGTCTTTCCCAGCCAAATATTCCCAATCATTCTTGGTTCAATGCAAAGCTTGCTTCTGGAAACAACATTGGTCGTACTGGAGACATCCTCAGTATAATGCTGTTAGATTCTTCATGACAATACTCATTGGACTCATTTTTGGTCTAATATTCTGGAATAAAGCAAAGAACAC TCACAAACAACAAGATTTAATGAACCTTTTGGGAGCTATGTACTCTGCTGTGCTCTTCCTTGGAGCGACGAACGCTTCAGCAGTACAACCAGTTGTTGCCATTGAAAGAACCGTCTTCTATCGTGAAAGGGCTGCAGGGATGTATTCTGCATTGCCCTATGCATTTGGCCAG GTGGCAATAGAGGCCATTTACAATGCAATTCAAACTGCCATTTACACTATTATCCTTTATTCCATGATTGGTTTCGAATGGAAGGTGGGGAACTTCTTTTGGTTCTACTACTACATTCTAATGTGTTTCATATACTTCACATTGTATGGAATGATGACTGTTGCTTTGACACCTGGTCACCAAGTTGCTGCCATTTGCATGTCCTTCTTCTTGAGCTTTTGGAACTTGTTCTCTGGCTTCCTCATTCCTAGAACG CAAATCCCTGTGTGGTGGAGATGGTACTATTGGGCTTCTCCTGTTGCATGGACATTGTATGGCCTTATCACCTCTCAACTGGGTGACAAGGATGCAGAACTAGAGATACCAGGAAGTGGAACCATGCCACTGAAGCAACTCCTTAAAGATGTTTTGGGTTTTGACTATGACTTCCTTCCGGTGGTTGCTGTTGTTCATGTAGGCTGggtgcttcttttcttgttcGTCTTTGCCTATGGCATCAAATTCCTCAACTTTCAGAAGAGATAG